In Ruminococcaceae bacterium BL-6, a genomic segment contains:
- a CDS encoding conserved protein of unknown function (Evidence 4 : Unknown function but conserved in other organisms) has translation MRQSLQRTGIWDAYYEETDPETRKKLLSDGCKMEPDDGLNLLRRDLWALRYTDPKDAGHRVDRLLWQCVNLLCIYRMAGPRFLRGNGGKEVRGAMQSMGFCQAEACGEAGRGELYREFRNAARRYFSVSSSGKSYRKKLFGIVSMNSGECRKKLAEDAFLLSAGIAERFGLREELEPFSRAVKDEFFTFEPDAQALWDECASAHRKK, from the coding sequence ATGCGCCAGTCCCTGCAGCGGACCGGAATATGGGATGCGTACTATGAGGAGACCGACCCGGAGACCCGAAAAAAGCTGCTCTCGGACGGCTGCAAAATGGAGCCGGACGACGGGCTGAACCTTCTGCGCCGCGACCTGTGGGCCCTGCGCTATACGGACCCCAAGGATGCGGGGCACCGCGTGGACCGGCTGCTGTGGCAGTGCGTCAACCTGCTCTGCATTTACCGGATGGCCGGCCCGCGCTTTCTGCGGGGAAACGGAGGGAAGGAAGTGCGCGGCGCCATGCAGAGCATGGGCTTTTGTCAGGCGGAGGCCTGCGGGGAAGCGGGGCGCGGGGAGCTTTACCGCGAGTTCCGCAACGCGGCCCGGCGCTATTTTTCCGTCAGCTCCAGCGGAAAGTCCTACCGGAAAAAGCTGTTCGGCATCGTGTCCATGAACAGCGGGGAATGCCGGAAAAAGCTCGCGGAGGATGCCTTTTTGCTGTCGGCGGGGATCGCGGAGCGCTTCGGCCTTCGGGAGGAGCTGGAGCCTTTTTCCCGGGCGGTGAAAGACGAGTTTTTCACATTTGAACCCGACGCGCAGGCGTTGTGGGACGAGTGCGCGTCGGCGCACCGAAAGAAGTAG
- a CDS encoding ABC transporter permease, translating to MEKFKNTPVVKAIGFNRIVLIGVILLMYLIFAVLTPVLRGGASFVKFERVLSALNYAYFIGFLGLGVTFVIATGGIDFSLGPVMFTSALISGYCLMHFHWPLWLCILVSLLIGTLFGMLNGYFVAYRFLPSFITSMASMQIAKGVGSVFTKTQSVTWPASGNENSWFRYLVKWGNIPTGLILLFLIAAVCAVVLNKTKAGRYILCIGSNREAVRLSGVNTKKWEMLAYILCGLLAGAAAIFYVGAYTTVQPGLGDTFNNEAIAACVMGGTSMAGGIASILGTIIGALIVALMQEGILAMGFTISYQYVLTGIIVLIAVTADTLSRRKRV from the coding sequence ATGGAGAAATTCAAGAATACGCCGGTTGTCAAGGCAATCGGCTTCAACCGTATCGTTCTGATCGGCGTCATCCTGCTGATGTATCTGATCTTTGCCGTGCTGACGCCGGTCCTGCGCGGCGGAGCGTCGTTCGTAAAATTCGAGCGGGTCCTCAGCGCGCTGAACTACGCATACTTTATCGGCTTTCTGGGGCTCGGTGTCACGTTCGTCATCGCGACGGGGGGCATCGACTTTTCCCTAGGCCCGGTGATGTTCACGTCGGCGCTGATTTCCGGCTACTGTCTGATGCATTTTCACTGGCCGCTCTGGCTGTGCATCCTCGTCAGCCTGCTGATCGGCACGCTGTTCGGCATGCTGAACGGATATTTTGTGGCCTACCGGTTCCTTCCGTCGTTCATCACATCGATGGCGAGCATGCAGATCGCCAAGGGGGTCGGGTCGGTTTTCACGAAGACACAGTCCGTCACCTGGCCGGCCTCCGGGAATGAAAATTCCTGGTTCCGCTACCTGGTCAAATGGGGCAATATCCCGACCGGGCTGATCCTGCTGTTCCTGATCGCGGCGGTCTGCGCCGTGGTTCTGAACAAGACGAAGGCCGGGCGCTACATCCTGTGCATCGGCAGCAACAGGGAAGCGGTGCGCCTGTCCGGCGTGAACACGAAGAAATGGGAAATGCTGGCCTACATCCTGTGCGGCCTGCTGGCCGGCGCGGCGGCGATCTTCTATGTGGGCGCCTATACGACGGTACAGCCGGGCCTGGGCGACACGTTCAACAACGAAGCGATCGCAGCGTGCGTGATGGGCGGCACATCCATGGCGGGGGGCATCGCCTCCATCCTCGGCACCATCATCGGCGCGCTGATCGTGGCGCTGATGCAGGAGGGGATCCTGGCCATGGGGTTCACGATTTCCTATCAGTATGTGCTCACGGGCATCATCGTGCTGATCGCGGTCACGGCGGATACGCTCAGCCGCAGAAAAAGAGTATAA